Proteins encoded by one window of Nicotiana tabacum cultivar K326 chromosome 10, ASM71507v2, whole genome shotgun sequence:
- the LOC107766542 gene encoding protein DAY-LENGTH-DEPENDENT DELAYED-GREENING 1, chloroplastic has product MSLMSTSMVLCQNLLSFKESTSSLNSVFLHKNAIAVSWRRRKSFGVPPNAKKKQSKKKSWWRKFFLEDDGNWLGLKDEDLLDGLESEGLGSDDNDELSENEKFEAWKRRAEAIMELREAQEDIKNEENKRWEDWLVDGNTVDLGNGSSWVSDSNDAIGKSEDNKMQEDPSELIPGRGLVKSVRDMIIGREDDDMLYEDRIFQYASFNSAKFLAVLIIVPWALDFVVHDYVLMPFLDRYVKTVPLAAQMLDVRRNQKLEMVKELKTEQARYRFEVEIGKSPPLSEKELYLELRHKALELQDEWRLENRKAFANIWSDFVFGVSLFILLYFNESKVKLLKFTGYKILNNVSDTGKAFLIILVTDIFLGYHSESGWQTLLEVLVEHYGIEVDQAVITIFVCLVPVIIDACVKLWMFKFLPRLSPRVSNIFREMTRH; this is encoded by the exons ATGTCCTTAATGAGCACTTCAATGGTCTTATGTCAAAATTTATTATCTTTCAAGGAAAGTACTAGCTCTCTTAACTCAGTATTTCTGCATAAAAATGCAATTGCTGTTAGTTGGAGGAGGAGGAAATCTTTTGGGGTTCCTCCAAATGCAAAGAAAAAGCAATCAAAGAAGAAAAGCTGGTGGAGAAAGTTCTTTCTTGAGGATGATGGGAATTGGTTGGGACTAAAGGATGAGGATTTGCTTGATGGACTTGAATCTGAAGGCTTAGGTAGTGATGATAATGATGAGTTATCAGAGAATGAAAAGTTTGAAGCTTGGAAAAGACGAGCCGAGGCGATAATGGAGTTAAGGGAAGCACAAGAAGATATAAAGAATGAGGAGAATAAGAGGTGGGAGGATTGGCTTGTGGATGGAAATACAGTTGATTTAGGTAATGGTTCATCTTGGGTTTCAGATTCCAATGACGCCATAGGAAAATCTGAAGATAATAAAATGCAGGAAGATCCTAGTGAATTGATACCTGGGAGGGGTTTAGTTAAGTCCGTGAGGGATATGATAATCGGTAGGGAAGACGATGATATGCTATATGAAGATCGGATTTTTCAGTATGCTTCATTTAACTCT GCTAAGTTTTTGGCAGTGCTGATAATTGTCCCATGGGCTTTGGATTTTGTAGTTCATGATTATGTTCTTATGCCGTTTCTTGACAG ATATGTTAAGACTGTACCTTTAGCAGCACAGATGCTTGATGTCAGAAGAAACCAAAAGCTTGAAATGGTTAAGGAACTGAAGACTGAGCAAGCGCGCTACCGCTTTGAGGTTGAGATTGGTAAATCTCCACCTTTGTCCGAAAAGGAGCTGTATCTGGAGCTACGACACAAAGC GTTAGAGTTGCAGGACGAGTGGAGGTTAGAAAATCGAAAGGCATTTGCTAATATATGGTCGGACTTTGTCTTTGGGGTCTCATTATTCATTCTTTTGTACTTCAATGAGAGTAAA GTGAAGCTACTCAAATTTACTGGTTACAAGATATTAAATAATGTCTCGGACACCGGCAAGGCGTTTCTGATTATTCTGGTTACTGATATCTTTTTGGG GTATCATTCTGAATCTGGGTGGCAGACTTTGCTCGAGGTCCTTGTGGAGCATTATGGTATTGAAGTCGATCAAGCAGTGATAACCATATTTGTCTGCCTGGTTCCAGTTATAATTGATGCCTGTGTGAAGCTTTGG